CGCTGGCCACGGTGGGCGGAGCGGTCTTCATCCAGATCGCCACGAACCTCTTCAACGATGCGATCGACGCGGCGAAAGGCGCGGACACCGAGCGCCGCCTGGGGCCGCAGCGGGTGACGGCGAGTGGCTTGCTGTCGCGCCGTGCGGTGATGACGGCGGCGGCGGTTTTTCTCGCGCTGGCGATTGCATGCGGCGTGGTGCTCTGGCAGGCGGTGGGTTGGCCGATCCTGGCGATCGGGATTCCCTCGCTCTATCTGGCCTACGGCTACACCGGCGGGCCGTTCCCGCTGGCTTACCGCGGGATGGGGGAGCTGTTCGTGATCCTGTTCTTCGGTCTGGTGGCGGTGGGCGGCACGGTCTTCATCCAGACGCTGGTGTGGCGGAAGGAGGCGCTGCTGTTAGGCGCACAGGTCGGCCTGCTGTCGGCGGTGCTGATTTCCATCAACAACCTGCGCGATCGCGAGGAGGACAGCACTACGG
This sequence is a window from Luteolibacter arcticus. Protein-coding genes within it:
- the menA gene encoding 1,4-dihydroxy-2-naphthoate octaprenyltransferase, which encodes MIAPLLLATRPKTLPAAIVPVWVGCVLAWKLTGKFSLPLALATVGGAVFIQIATNLFNDAIDAAKGADTERRLGPQRVTASGLLSRRAVMTAAAVFLALAIACGVVLWQAVGWPILAIGIPSLYLAYGYTGGPFPLAYRGMGELFVILFFGLVAVGGTVFIQTLVWRKEALLLGAQVGLLSAVLISINNLRDREEDSTTGKRTLAVRFGPKPARVIVWMEVKLAAFLGLVWFIFELPWLVLASFPMLSLGMRLIWGALTMPEGRGMNRLLAMAAGQLVAFAVLFHFFAVKL